The segment catgggtaaatgatagatattgtgtaggcgtggtgcttataccgtatttatctgcgattgtatccaatatgccagatcgtggggtggttcgtgatagtgacagcttcattgattcttatatagtccccctctcgtgtattgggctggtagagcaacattattacaggggagtgattgctatgtttctcatattccttgctaatatcactatgcatgggcgtagtcttgtctcgcaatgattgctatgtatgcttgcactaactatgatatgctagactatatagttgagaataacttagggaatattcttgtagttcgttctaataccatgctaaggactttctagagtatctaatcgaggtgcttatcatatttattatgtggctagatcagattagttatccttgtcactattattatttcatatatcttttatgtgacacttatccctgtatgaagagttagatataatgttctcaattatacatgcaatgatagatgctcaatctcatattctattctgtaatcattagtgatgattgctaatcccttcccagtggtaaaaatataaataacgatacctggaatacttcccggttaaaatgctgcatcggtattaatctgtgcgcttgcagatccaattcattatttatttagaagagcaattgcatatttcaataccgcgtctcttatatcatgctggggatgacaacttggcttaagtggtgtgagggataggtttggcatttttggcaccgttactagatttagagaacttagtctacttttggtaatgatgttaagaatacccaacaatctcCACATGGTAAACTACCTGCACCAAATGATGATGATTACAACTTTAATGCAAACACATATGATGGACAGTTCTATCAAGAAGATGGGCTACCAGGGACATTTGAGATCGTCTTACCTAGCCCAATTGAAATGGAAGTGGACAACGAAATGGTTGATGGCGAGGTCGATGGAGATGTGGTGGTAAATGTGAAGGACATAGCAATGCTTGAGCAATTACTTCTaggcaatgatgatgatgacaacatAGAACATTCGGATAGTGTTATCCATTTGGACAATTTTGACAGTGATGATGAGACCTATGATCCCAATCATGAAGATTATTCCTAATACCTGTAATACTATATTTCTTTATTTtgtgttttgtttatatattcTGAATCTATTTCTAATATATGTACTAATTAAACTTGTTCATTCTTTGTGATTGCAGGTGATCGAACCAAGATGGCGAGCAGACGTCCACGCCGTGAGACGCCCTCGGTTTACGGGAGAGACCGCCCGCGCCTTCGAGGTGAGGGGTCCTCGTCTGGGGCAGCGTCCACAGGAGGTGACGAGAGGAGGACTAGGGGCAGCCGTCGTAGGAGGCAGCGGTCTCCTCTAGCACCACGCGAGCTTGTGCTGGAGGAGGAGCACGTGACGGCCACGACCACAGACACGTCAGGGGACGAGGCAGGTCAGCAGACGGGCGAGGAAGGTGAGGGAGCCTTGGTGCCCGATTGCGAGGGAGGCAAGGCGCCCGAGGACGAGGGAGGCGAGGCGCTTGAGTGCGAGGGAGGCGAGGCGCTCGAGGGCGAGGGAGGGGGTACCACTGCTCGGACTCCCTACGAGCGAGGTCCTGCGAGCCTGCCTCCGGTACCGCTTCCTCACAACCGCAGTGATTCGGCCTGTGGCAAAGAGGTAAGTAACTATAGATGTCATCACAGCTACTTCATAAGATATGTTGGAAATCATAAGAGAAACTAATAAATTTTCTTAATCACTTGTGCAGGACTTGGTTGGTTTTGTCGGGTACTACAGCACGCACCCCTGCGAGCGTCCTCGGTGTTTTGTGCAGGAAATGGTACCCCGGCATTGTGAAACTGCCCGAGGAGCCGGTGGTGCGGGAGCCAGCCTCCAACTGGGATAGGTACGCGCTGGCCACGGATGACACTTACCGCAACAAGCAGGAGCGGGTATTAGCGGAGTTTTGGGTAAGTCTCTCTCGCAGAACATTGCTTAATACATCATATTCGTTGGTTAAAACTTTTATTGAAATAATGAATGGATACATTGGTTTTGTATGTAGAAATTTTTCAAGGCCGAAGAAGGACTTGAGGCCCAGGCGGATCGGGCGGCTACTACAGCTTGTAGGAAGTACGTCACCGAGATGCACCACAATGCGCGCATCCAGTCCCACATAGACTACTACAGGTCGGTACTTCACCAGTCCCTCCCCAAGCCTCATGCAAGACAGGTTACGCTGACCCGAGACCAGTACCTTGAGGTAGGTGAATAACATTCACAATGATTCGTTTTGATATTAAGTGGGTTCAATTTTATCTTCTAATGTGTCAAATACTCTGTTGATGATTTGTAGGTGATTCTCTGGTGGTGCCGATCGTTTCCCGAGTGCTGGGCCATGATCGTGGACAAATGGTTGTCAGAGGACTATGTTGACACGCACGAGAGGCAGCGGGAACAACGTCTGATGAGGCAAGGTCCGACTCACCATCAAGGCAGCCGCCGCCTCCCTGCATACAAACAAGCATATGTAATTgattttttcatttcttttgagACTCAATTATGCTAGATTTCTCACCATCTTCCCGCCTTTCTTGCAGGAGGCTGCCCACCCGGGCGAGGAGGTCTCAGAGTTCTCTGCGTGGGCTATGTCCCACATGGGCAGGGCGTCGTCCTCTGTCTCCTTCGATCCAGCTGCCTCCCCAGAGGTGTACTTCGACCCGAACGTGTACACTAAAGTTCAAGAGTACATGTCAGCGGTAAGGGAGATCCATGGGGAAGATTACAATGTGCGCACTGAGCCCATTGATGCAGAGGCAATCATGAGGCTCGGAGGAGGCAAGAAGCATGGGCGACTGTGGATTGCAGATGGTGCCATTGACCCCTCCACTGTTCGAAACCTCGACGCTATCCGAGCACAGAGCACGAGCTCTAGCCAGGCCATACGCCCACGCCCTACTCCAGCACTGCAGCAGGTTGAAGCACTCCAGGTAATGGATATTGTATGTTCATTTTTACACACCAAAATTACAAGCAGATTACTGATATATTGGAGTGAAATATTGTAGGCTGAGCTGCAAGAAACAAAAAGGCAAAGCCAAGAGCAGACCGCGGCACTAACCGCACAGCTAGAGGCACAGAAGGCCACGTTCGAGGGAGCGCAGAAGCAGATGGCGGAGATGATGGCGATCATGCAAAGTCTTGGGCAAGCATCGGGTGTACCTGTGCTGTTTTCAGCTCCTCCACCTCCTACTCCTACAGCTACTCTTGTAAGTATAAAAGTCCGTTTTTCACTTGTCTTTGCATGTATGTTGGCCTTCGTGCCGTTGTGGAtgtcggccttcgtgccgtTCTGGAtgtcggccttcgtgccgtTGTTTTTGCAGGTTTTGTAAACCTCCCTGTtcaggggaggtgctgccaaaatttttaatattattttcCCATATTACTCAAACATGCAATCTCTACTTCTTTGTGCAGTCTCCGTCCGCGGGTTCGAATCATCCTGCAAATACGTCACCAGGTGATCAGGCCTTTCCTTCACCATCGTCTCATAGGCTACCTTGATGAGGACTCGTGGTAGGTGATGTGGTTGGACTTTAGCGTGATTTGTGGTTTATAGTTGTGACTTGTGTTTGGATTTGATGAACTTGTTGTAATAAACATGTGAATGATGATGAACATGCTGAGACTTGTAATATGGTTGTGATATTATGATTTGTGGTTCATAATTATGGTTGTGATATATTGTGAGAAATTGGATTGTGCATGATATACATATGTGAtggttgatatatatatatgaaatgtttATGTGGATGGAAtgtaaaaaacaaattaaaaataaatttttctgtctctttgccgagggccttgaccatagccctcggcaaagattggGTCTTTGCCGACGGCCTTCGCcagagccctcggcaaagaaatttacaaaaaaatttCTGCAtgcattctttgccgagggcctccttgcggccctcggcaaagaaggggtctttgccgagagcctccctgtagctctcggcaaagagttttttggaaaaaattctgctcaatttctttgccgagggccggtgGTAGAGGCCCTCGACAAAGACTCCATCCCGAGAAACGGCGCCGTTATGGttacttttctttgccgagggcatttgggcctttgccgagggcttctagccctcggcaaagaggcaGTTTCCAGTAGTGACTGCTTCACTATTACATTTGTAGATGCTCCATCGGACATGGACTCTGGTTTGGAATCAAGTTCCACTTGCTCTGGATGAACGAGATACAACACAAGTGTAAAACACTATTTTCATAGTAGTGTGTGATATGCCAAAATAATTTGTACATGATAGAAAGGTTAATTTGGTAAGCAAAATGGCCGGCGAGATAATAGGGTCTGTTTGGATCCTTGGAATTGATACAAATTAATTAAACTAATATGGTTGCATATAGGATATATTTGTATATTATTGTTAGTCATACGAGTTCCGGAGATACTTATATGTTGCATTTCTACTATAAGAAAGCGAGTTGAAGAATATGATATAAGTTAGAGAGTAGAAACGACATAGTATTGGTGATCTatagaattaatttccatatTCTAGCTTATGAATTTGAGATAGGCTTATATGTGAACTTAAGAAAGTTGTAGAATGTCAAATTCCAAACCAAATATAGCCTAATTCATTAAGTAATTCTAATTCCTCCAAAATGAAAGAACCCAGCCCCtaagaggaaaaaaaaagctTATGATTCCAGCGTCGGATTGCACAAGTGGAGGTATCAGTTATTCGTTATTCCTGACGTTAATTTATTTGTAGATGGCCCAATTGTAGATAGCCCAAAAGTTAAAGAAATTAGGTGGCAGAAGTGCATAAGTAGAGGTATCTGTGGCGTACTGTACTACAGCGAAGCATATATATCTCTCTATGCATGCATATGGTTGACTAGATGTTGTACACGCTTTATTATTTATTAGTAAGCTTGTATCACTAGAGATTATTACCTTGAAGGTGGTGCTCTAGATCTTTCTCGTCGAGGTGATTCTGATGTTGCTGTAGGTGTAGGCTCGGTGGAAGATGCTTTATACGAGGACATTTTTCAATACAAAGAACTCTGAGAGATGAGTATACTTGATGAGGTCCATTCAGTAAGGATTCCAGGCTTGCACACCTACGAATGATGAGTTCTTCCAGCGATGGGGCCTCCTCTCCTGGCAAGGATAAAAGACTGCCACAACCCGAAATCTTCAAGGTCTTGATGGACGGAGAAAGGCTAGCAACTTCTGTCAAGCCACCGCAGGTATATATTTCTAGATATTCTAGGCATGGAAAGAAGCAATGATTGCTGCTGGCTGATGATGATGACAGCTTAGCTGTAGACACCGTGGATTCATCCTCCTTGCTGGACGACCCTGCAGCCCGCTGTACAACACCGGCTCCActcaccgccgccgcctcctggtGCTGTTGACCGAATGCGATGAACTTGAGACTTGAGCAGTCCGAGATATGTAACGTCTTGAGAGGTGCCGATAGGTTTGGGAGCTGTACCAAAGAGTAACAGCCTTCTATTACTAGGGACTCCAGACGTGGCAGGAAGGTTCCACTACGTTCTGGCGCAGATTGCTCATCAGAAGCTTCATCTTCCGTGAGTCCTGTCAGTTTGTCGCACCGTTTAATCTCTAACGTACCAGGTACTGGAACAGACTTTCTGGCCAGTAGACTAGACCATGGCAGAAACAGATTTTCAACTGTGATAGCTGTCCAAAACATGTCCACAACGCCGCTGCACTTGAGTGAGAGAAGAAAAGGCTGCACCTACTTAATTCCAGATCTCCCAGGTGGGAGGGGGATTCGTGGTCACGTACCACAACTTCAATCGAATTGTCTGAATTGTATGACGCCTTCAGTTTCAGACTGGACAATGAAGTAATATATCTGCTAGCCGCCTGTAGGGATGCTTCTTCACTGCAGCAGTCCGGTAGGTCTAACGTACTTAGCTTTGGTGCTTCAGGAAAAGTAGTCAGCCCTGAGTCATTCCAAATTACTAGTTTCTCAAGCTGAGGAAATGTTACTTGTTCTCCTAGAGTAGTTCCTTCAACTTCAACTGCCTCCCATCTGTGAAACTTCTTCAAATTATATAACTCCATCTCTCTCAATGCTGGAAACGTGGAGCGGCACTCGGTGTCATCTTCGCCAGAAGATTGTTTAACAACCACCGATGCTTTTGGTAATGCTGTGAGGCTTCCACAATCCCTGATCCTCAGATACTCAACCTCGGGAAATAGCGGATCTTCTCCTTGCACCTCATTCGTGTCC is part of the Sorghum bicolor cultivar BTx623 chromosome 10, Sorghum_bicolor_NCBIv3, whole genome shotgun sequence genome and harbors:
- the LOC8078288 gene encoding putative disease resistance protein RGA1 — encoded protein: MGELEKLDLGGQLELRRLENATGADARAASLWDKKSLEELTLRWSDGHDKDADKEVLEGLRPHDGLKAMKMYCCGSSSIPAWMLELQGMVELALEDCQNLEKLPALWQLPSLQFLYLSDLQNLYCLFSGGAPSKFQKLKRMALNKMPKFETWWDTNEVQGEDPLFPEVEYLRIRDCGSLTALPKASVVVKQSSGEDDTECRSTFPALREMELYNLKKFHRWEAVEVEGTTLGEQVTFPQLEKLVIWNDSGLTTFPEAPKLSTLDLPDCCSEEASLQAASRYITSLSSLKLKASYNSDNSIEVVLSQLKICFCHGLVYWPESLFQYLDDSNPRTETAQRSRDCMFE